One genomic region from Yarrowia lipolytica chromosome 1C, complete sequence encodes:
- a CDS encoding uncharacterized protein (Compare to YALI0C09614g, no similarity), with protein MDLRLVPTSRARVKRLISREPSPLQLQQKRKDESSFALEEMLSQRPPTDVRSILNSAVDALRKKPEAAAAAGKSRELQTGSTLFVEIQPALINKLQVSTQFLLVKIDDGEFWMERFGGDIWGVFERSAARDKQTGSRGQLDSRPRDISHDDTEDTQEDTLPDGQQDTQEDTPRQDISPHKLLAHKTSTSHVLEPNRSRMHSSSRDDILSRAPVASSKSSSTTNTTTQDGSFTSLIASLPPPQPTLTPYIPLNLTKPVSALPLPSVSVSELLLSSYRTQLYCCRTSLIYFAKAMSKSRALCKSTLEKHTQGKSRVFSASQMRKMSYKLYSRELAKLVQPLNEWSQVYEYHEFCKMMTNTKDEYVIQWKDRLSYSVLSDSEKLAVEISLLKFREMQLQSIVLLELLAVAPVTKSADAAETVKQMELEKQKKKEARKMGLYKSRRNKAAVEQEEAAEETMDYKTLLIQLFSSMCIWQQLSDSKSDHVHEFCKSVVIPYFSSRVPEVVEDLLKRAGLERETRHISGKQQQQQQQQQQQQQQQQQPLKQNNKPREIPYASRDSPTLSRDSTVTPRANSPSFSRDSDTLNSDISTSSGVSRVTNSSRAARTGSAQGVTGLLNKPQVRGGLLTSSRSFDSRTQVGMRFKGSKEKDKEEVKCTNSVAGTTTSATAEMTTGMFRKSRDISVATASSRHSMAAQSQVAATPVKRTRPVLTSFTAEPDNPFINDSHVVDESPFAKRMRGESTGPRRRLGLGDGTSVVFDSARRKREGSENQIDDSPVRCNRYSVVMESPTKSRTLGVGHGNYGGGGGGLFSNKPSRMFSTTIRPSMAAPVAAPAPVNVSATPKRRTQPTLTKEQYPREDNPFYNGTDDADWTENGPARVMRDPIESPQQAIGDHTPARVSHVLPSYREPSVGDPKRDELPFGVAMCLE; from the exons ATGGACCTGAGACTGGTACCGACCAGCCGCGCGCGGGTCAAACGGCTGATCTCACGTGAGCCGTCGCCGCTGCAACTGCAGCAAAAACGAAAGGACGAATCGAGCTTCGCGCTCGAGGAGATGCTTAGTCAGCGCCCTCCGACCGACGTGCGCTCGATTCTCAACTCGGCGGTCGACGCGCTGAGGAAAAAGCCGGaggcggcggcggcagccgggaagtcacgtgagctcCAGACGGGCTCGACCCTGTTTGTGGAAATTCAGCCGGCGCTGATTAACAAGCTGCAAGTTTCGACGCAGTTTTTGCTGGTGAAGATTGATGATGGCGAATTCTGGATGGAGCGGTTTGGCGGCGACATTTGGGGGGTTTTCGAGCGAAGCGCGGCACGTGATAAGCAGACCGGATCCCGTGGCCAGCTGGACTCTCGACCCCGTGACATTTCACATGACGACACGGAGGACACCCAGGAGGACACTCTGCCAGATGGTCAACAAGACACCCAAGAAGATACACCAAGACAGGATATTAGTCCACACAAATTGTTGGCCCACAAAACATCTACAAGTCACGTGTTAGAACCGAACCGTTCTCGCATGCATTCTTCCTCACGTGATGATATTCTTTCCCGTGCTCCTGTTGCCTCTAGCAAGTCCTCTTCCACTACTAATACCACTACCCAGGATGGTTCATTCACATCTCTAATTGCATCTCTaccacctcctcaaccGACGTTAACCCCCTACATTCCTCTAAACCTGACGAAACCAGTTTCGGCGCTACCATTGCCATCAGTTTCGGTCTCtgagctccttctgtcGTCCTACCGGACCCAGCTTTACTGCTGTCGGACGTCGCTCATCTACTTTGCCAAGGCCATGTccaagtcacgtgctcTGTGCAAGTCCACGCTCGAGAAACATACGCAGGGCAAGTCTCGTGTTTTTTCCGCCTCCCAGATGCGCAAAATGTCGTATAAGCTGTACTCTCGCGAGTTGGCCAAGCTCGTCCAGCCACTCAATGAATGGTCTCAGGTTTACGAGTACCACGAGTTCTGCAAGATGAtgacaaacacaaaagaCGAGTACGTGATCCAGTGGAAAGACAGACTGTCTTATTCGGTTTTGTCCGATTCGGAAAAACTCGCAGTGGAAATATCTCTTCTCAAGTTCAGAGAAATGCAATTACAGAGTATTGTTCTGTTGGAACTGCTGGCAGTGGCTCCGGTGACCAAAAGTGCTGACGCTGCTGAGACAGTCAAACAGATGGAGTTGGAAAAgcaaaagaagaaggaagcAAGGAAAATGGGCCTCTACAAGTCCAGACGAAACAAGGCAGCGGTggaacaggaggaggctgcaGAGGAGACTATGGACTACAAGACTCTGTTGATCCAGTTGTTTTCCAGCATGTGCATCTGGCAACAATTGTCGGATTCAAAATCTGATCACGTGCACGAGTTTTGCAAGTCCGTGGTCATTCCGTATTTCTCGTCACGTGTTCCGGAGGTGGTCGAGGACTTGCTGAAGAGAGCAGGCCTCGAGAGAGAAACTAGACACATTTCTGGTaagcaacaacaacaacaacaacaacaacaacaacaacaacaacaacaacaacagccgcTGAAGCAGAACAACAAGCCGCGAGAGATCCCATATGCATCGCGCGACTCGCCTAccttgtcacgtgactcaacCGTGACACCGCGGGCCAACTCTCCGTCTttttcacgtgattccGACACGTTGAATTCGGACATCAGCACGAGTTCAGGTGTGTCTCGGGTAACCAATTCTAGCCGCGCAGCTCGAACAGGCTCGGCCCAGGGAGTCACGGGATTACTTAATAAGCCGCAGGTTCGGGGCGGACTCCTCACCTCTTCACGGTCATTTGATTCTCGTACTCAGGTGGGCATGCGGTTCAAGGGCAGTAaagagaaggacaaggaggaggtgaagtGTACAAATTCGGTTGCCGGGACCACAACGTCGGCTACAGCGGAGATGACGACGGGCATGTTCagaaagtcacgtgacatctCCGTGGCCACAGCCTCTTCTCGTCATTCGATGGCGGCCCAGTCTCAGGTGGCTGCCACTCCCGTGAAGCGGACTAGACCGGTTTTGACCTCATTTACAGCCGAGCCGGACAATCCATTCATCAAcgacagtcacgtggttgaCGAGTCTCCGTTTGCCAAGCGGATGAGAGGGGAGAGCACTGGTcccaggagaaggctgGGCCTGGGGGATGGCACTTCTGTTGTTTTCGATAGTGCCAGAAGAAAAAGGGAAGGTAGTGAGAATCAGATTGATGACTCTCCTGTTCGGTGCAATCGCTACTCGGTTGTTATGGAGTCTCCTACGAAGTCTAGGACTTTAGGTGTGGGTCATGGCAACTATGgcggcggtggtggtggattATTTTCAAACAAACCATCCAGGATGTTTTCCACTACCATAAGGCCAAGCATGGCTGCTCCAGTGGCGGCCCCTGCTCCTGTAAATGTGTCTGCTACTCCCAAGAGACGGACTCAGCCCACGTTGACGAAGGAGCAGTACCCAAGGGAGGATAATCCGTTTTACAACGGAACCGATGATGCT GATTGGACGGAGAACGGTCCTGCGCGGGTCATGCGTGACCCTATCGAGAGCCCTCAGCAAGCCATCGGAGATCACACTCCTGCGCGGGTCAGTCATGTGTTACCCTCCTATCGAGAGCCTTCAGTAGGTGACCCTAAACGAGATGAACTACCTTTTGGAGTCGCTATGTGCTTAGAGTGA
- a CDS encoding uncharacterized protein (Compare to YALI0C09592g, weakly similar to uniprot|Q7SF01 Neurospora crassa NCU07454.1 predicted protein 102740 - 103375)) yields MKFSLITTTLVLLTVGSALPAPADNAPYACHKTCGEMILDSRKCASGNSWNRDCLCDPGTPFFDALDPCLQCGAALWNDYGSYLEPPLAFCGFPTKPY; encoded by the coding sequence ATGAAATTCTCTCTCATTACCACCACCTTGGTCCTGCTCACGGTGGGATCAGCTCTTCCAGCCCCGGCAGACAATGCACCGTACGCATGCCACAAAACGTGTGGAGAAATGATTCTGGACTCGCGAAAGTGCGCCTCGGGCAACTCCTGGAACCGCGACTGTCTGTGTGACCCCGGAACCCCCTTTTTCGACGCCCTGGACCCCTGTCTCCAGTGTGGAGCCGCTCTGTGGAACGACTATGGCAGCTATCTGGAGCCTCCTCTGGCTTTCTGTGGATTCCCAACAAAGCCTTATTAG
- a CDS encoding uncharacterized protein (Compare to YALI0C09636g, similar to Saccharomyces cerevisiae ILV6 (YCL009C); ancestral locus Anc_1.411, similar to uniprot|P25605 Saccharomyces cerevisiae YCL009C Acetolactate synthase small subunit(mitochondrial precursor)) produces MLGKRFVGPVLTPKGARHSSISALAYKTLHRNRSQPKLPVIETPAWNANTAVSSILYETPMPSKAPIKAHVFNCLVQNEPGVLSRVAGTLASRGFNIDSLVVCNTEVADLSRMTIVLRGQDAVIEQARRQIEDLVPVWAVLDYSNASIIKRELLLARVSILGPEYFQDLLTHHGHEFEDAVLQNDFHPNNIAASEALRHKHQYLDAVTKLAHQFGGKILDISERNVIVELSAKPERVSSFLHLLKPFGILEVARSGMMALPRTPLETPDEEDIKKAEEVVDQTSLPPG; encoded by the coding sequence ATGCTTGGAAAACGATTTGTGGGTCCCGTGCTGACCCCCAAGGGCGCTCGGCACTCGTCCATCAGTGCCCTGGCGTACAAGACGCTCCACCGAAACCGATCGCAGCCCAAGCTGCCCGTTATCGAGACTCCAGCATGGAACGCCAACACGGCGGTTTCTTCCATTCTGTACGAGACCCCGATGCCGTCCAAGGCGCCCATCAAGGCACACGTGTTCAACTGTCTGGTTCAGAACGAACCCGGTGTTCTGTCGCGAGTTGCCGGCACTCTGGCGTCTCGAGGCTTCAACATTGATTCGCTGGTAGTGTGCAACACGGAGGTTGCCGATCTGTCGCGAATGACCATTGTTCTGCGAGGCCAGGATGCCGTGATCGAGCAGGCGCGACGACAGATTGAGGATCTGGTGCCCGTGTGGGCAGTGCTGGACTACTCCAACGCCTCGATCATCAAGcgagagctgctgctggcccgAGTGTCGATTCTGGGCCCCGAGTACTTCCAGGATCTGCTGACCCACCACGGCCACGAGTTTGAGGACGCCGTGCTGCAGAACGACTTCCACCCCAACAACATTGCCGCCTCCGAGGCTCTGCGACACAAGCACCAGTACCTGGACGCCGTGACCAAGCTGGCCCACCAGTTTGGCGGCAAGATTCTCGACATTTCTGAGCGAAACGTCATTGTCGAGCTCTCGGCCAAGCCCGAGcgagtctcctccttcctgCACCTTCTCAAGCCCTTTGGTATTCTTGAGGTGGCCCGATCCGGAATGATGGCCCTGCCCCGAACTCCTCTTGAGACCCccgatgaggaggacatcaagaaggccgaggaggtggttgaCCAGACCTCTCTGCCTCCTGGTTAG